In a single window of the Nicotiana tomentosiformis chromosome 8, ASM39032v3, whole genome shotgun sequence genome:
- the LOC104100334 gene encoding SPX domain-containing protein 1-like, with amino-acid sequence MKFWKILKAHIEETLPEWQDKFLNYKDLKKELKLIYPKDGDRPNKRQKVDDDDKGEVVTKEVNDFVKLLEEEIEKFNNFFMEKEEDYIIQLKVLKEMVAEMKKTNEELIRVGRDVVDLHGEMVLLENYSALNYTGVVKILKKYDKLSGDLIRLPFIQKVLEEPFFKTEVLNKLIKECDTILSHLLYQTEPLKVPEAEEGIAGGSGGGEGGGGEKPVKVPEELADIKNMENMYLKLTYSALRVLQEIRSGSSTVSAFSLPPMQTNELDKIWKNIPVAEQVAK; translated from the exons ATGAAGTTCTGGAAAATATTGAAGGCCCATATAGAGGAAACATTGCCTGAATGGCAAGACAAGTTCTTGAATTATAAGGATCTGAAGAAAGAATTGAAGTTGATTTATCCTAAAGATGGTGATAGGCCTAATAAAAGGCAGAAGGTGGATGATGATGATAAGGGGGAGGTTGTTACGAAGGAGGTGAATGATTTTGTGAAGCTGTTGGAAGAGGAGATTGAGAAGTTTAACAATTTCTTTATGGAGAAAGAAGAGGACTATATTATTCAGCTTAAG GTTCTGAAAGAGATGGTAGCTGAGATGAAAAAGACAAATGAAGAGCTGATTAGAGTAGGTAGGGACGTCGTGGATCTCCACGGAGAGATGGTTTTGTTAGAGAATTACAGTGCTCTTAACTACACAG GAGTAGTGAAGATCTTAAAGAAATATGACAAACTCAGTGGCGATCTTATTCGTTTGCCTTTCATCCAAAAGGTGCTCGAGGAGCCATTCTTTAAAACTGAGGTTCTAAATAAACTAATAAAGGAGTGTGATACAATTCTTAGTCACCTCTTATACCAAACTGAGCCGCTTAAAGTCCCAGAAGCAGAAGAAGGTATTGCAGGAGGTAGCGGAGGAGGAGAAGGAGGTGGCGGAGAGAAGCCAGTTAAAGTTCCTGAAGAACTTGCAGATATAAAGAACATGGAAAACATGTACTTGAAACTTACATATTCAGCACTGAGAGTCTTGCAAGAGATTCGTAGCGGAAGTTCAACTGTCAGCGCGTTCTCTTTGCCACCAATGCAGACCAACGAGCTAGACAAGATCTGGAAGAATATTCCAGTGGCCGAACAAGTAGCAAAGTAA
- the LOC104100333 gene encoding probable carboxylesterase 17: MQYLPIPSHISKWYLNTSPKKMSIVAEAPGYIQVFSDGSVKRFEPEIATASIEPCNGYKSKDVIIDPLKPISGRIYLPDFPESGVINQQLPVLLYFHGGGFCIGSTTWLGYHLFLGDLSVASKSIILSVDYRLAPENKLPTAYEDCYSALEWLIKNLEYEPWLKRADLSQVFLSGDSAGGNIVHQVAIRATRNEDFRGRLKGLLPIHPYFGSEKRTELEMANGSAGKVEMNDMFWGLSLPQGSNRDYFGCNFENAEMSAAEFSQFPEVIVFVAGSDFLKERGVKYAEFLKKNGVKRVELVEAEGQVHVYHVFYPESEATRLLQKQMSDFIHSF; encoded by the coding sequence ATGCAATACCTTCCAATTCCAAGCCATATTAGCAAGTGGTATCTAAACACATCCCCAAAAAAGATGTCCATAGTTGCAGAAGCACCTGGTTACATCCAAGTTTTCTCCGATGGCTCAGTTAAGCGATTCGAGCCTGAAATTGCCACTGCATCAATTGAACCATGCAATGGATACAAGTCCAAAGATGTGATCATTGACCCTTTAAAGCCAATATCTGGTAGAATATACCTCCCTGATTTTCCTGAATCAGGAGTTATTAACCAGCAGCTTCCTGTTTTACTCTATTTCCATGGTGGTGGATTTTGCATTGGCTCAACTACATGGCTTGGTTACCATCTTTTTCTTGGAGATTTAAGTGTTGCTTCCAAATCTATCATCCTTTCAGTAGACTACCGCCTTGCACCGGAAAATAAGCTTCCTACAGCTTATGAAGATTGTTATTCTGCATTGGAATGGCTGATCAAGAACTTAGAATATGAACCATGGCTGAAAAGGGCTGATCTTTCTCAGGTTTTTCTTTCGGGGGACAGTGCTGGAGGCAATATAGTTCATCAGGTTGCTATCCGGGCGACTAGAAATGAAGATTTTCGTGGTAGACTTAAGGGGTTGCTGCCAATTCATCCCTATTTTGGGAGTGAAAAGAGGACTGAATTAGAGATGGCTAATGGATCAGCCGGGAAAGTGGAGATGAACGACATGTTTTGGGGGCTGAGCTTGCCCCAAGGATCAAACCGTGATTATTTTGGATGTAATTTTGAGAATGCTGAAATGTCTGCCGCTGAGTTTTCTCAGTTTCCAGAAGTGATAGTTTTCGTTGCTGGCTCGGACTTTTTGAAAGAAAGGGGAGTAAAGTATGCTGAATTCTTGAAAAAGAATGGTGTGAAAAGAGTGGAGTTGGTTGAAGCTGAGGGACAGGTTCATGTTTATCATGTGTTTTATCCTGAATCAGAGGCAACCCGTTTGCTTCAGAAACAAATGAGCGATTTCATACATAGTTTTTAG